From Bacteroidota bacterium:
TCTTTCTTTGAAATTCCTTGGGTCAATATAAGTAATACCAGATGTTTCTGAAGCTCTAGTATTTTCTTCTATATAAGAAGATAATTTTTTTATTTCCTCTGTTATTGTTATCATAAATGTATTATTTTATGTAGGGCTTATAGAAGTGAAGGCGACCATTTGGTCGCCTTCACTTTTTCTATAGGGAATTTATTTTAGTAATCCATTCCTCCACCCATTCCACCTGGCATACCGCCCGGCATTCCACCACCAGCTTTCTCTTCCTTAATATCAGAAAGGACACACTCAGTAGTTAACAACATGCCGGCAATGGATGCAGCGTTTTCAAGCGCTACACGCGTTACCTTAGTTGGGTCAATTACACCAGCGCTCAATAAATTTTCATATTTATCAGTGCGTGCATTGTAACCGAAATCAGCTTTTCCTTCACGTACTTTTTGTATAACGATAGAACCTTCACCGCCTGCGTTCGCAACGATCTGGCGAAGCGGCTCTTCAAGCGCACGTTTAACAATGGCAATACCTGTTTGTTCGTCTTCGTTGCTGCCTTTTAATTTATCAAGGCTGTCAACCGAACGGATGTAAGCAACACCACCGCCTGGGACAATTCCTTCTTCCACAGCAGCACGGGTTGCATGCAATGCATCGTCAACACGGTCTTTTTTCTCTTTCATTTCAACTTCTGTAGCAGCACCAATAGAAAGAACCGCAACTCCGCCGGCTAATTTAGCCAAACGCTCTTGCAATTTTTCTTTGTCGTAATCCGATGTTGTAGATTCGATTTGTGCTTTTATCTGGTTAACACGTGCAAGTATATCAGCTTTTTTGCCTTTACCGTTTACAATTGTTGTATTGTCTTTATCAATAGTGATACGGTCTGCTTTACCTAAGTAAGTAAGGTCAGCGTTCTCCAATTTGAAACCTCTTTCTTCAGAGATCAATGTACCGCCTGTTAAAATTGCGATGTCTTCCAACATAGCTTTTCTTCTGTCGCCAAAGCCGGGAGCTTTAACAGCAACAATTTTTAAAGAGCCGCGGATCTTGTTCACTACAAGCGTAGCTAAAGCTTCTCCGTCAACTTCTTCAGAAATAATTAAGAGCGGTTTTCCTGTCTGAACTTGTTTTTCAAGAACAGGCAGCAACTCTTTCATGTTCGATATTTTTTTATCGTACAATAGAACGTGTGCTTCTTCCAACACAGCTTCCATTTTATCAGCATTGGTAACAAAGTATGGAGAGATGTAACCACGATCGAATTGCATACCATCCACAGTTTTCATTTCTGTTTCCGTGCCTTTTGCTTCTTCAACAGTGATAACACCATCTTTACCAACTTTTTTCATCGCGTCAGCGATAAGCGTACCGATTGTTTCGTCGCTGTTTGCGGAAATGGTAGCCACTTGCTTTATTTTGGAACTATCGCTGCCTACAGCCTGTGATTGCTTTTTAAGATTCTCAACAACCGTTAAAACAGCTTTGTCGATACCTCTTTTAAGGTCCATTGGGTTCGCGCCTGCAGCTACGTTTTTCAAGCCTGCAGTTACAATAGCCTGAGCCAAAACAGTAGCAGTAGTTGTTCCGTCACCTGCTACATCAGCAGTTTTAGAAGCAACTTCTTTTAACATTTGTGCGCCCATGTTCTCGATCGGATCCTGAAGCTCAATTTCTTTTGCTACAGTAACACCGTCTTTAGTGATGGCAGGTGCGCCAAATTTTTTATCAATAATTACATTGCGTCCTTTAGGACCAAGTGTAACTTTTACAGCATTTGCCAAAGCGTCAACGCCTCTTTTCAGGGCATCGCGGGCATCAAGATTAAAACTGATATTCTTAGCCATTTTGTTTTATTTTTTAATTAGTTAATTTTTTGAATTTTAATTACAACGAAGTACGAATTGATTACGAAGTTTACGAATTACGAACATTCGTAAATTCGTATCCATTCGCTATCCGTACTATACAACTGCGAAAATATCCGACTCGCGCATGATGAGGTATTCTTTACCATCAACATTAACTTCGGTTCCGGCGTATTTGCCATATAAAACTGTATCGCCAACTTTAACACTTGGCTTGTTACCTTTTTCGTCAAGTTCGCTGATTGAAATTACTTTTCCTTTTTGAGGTTTTTCTTTTGCGGTATCAGGGATGATAATTCCGCTTGCAGTTTTTGATTCTGCTTCAGACGCTTCAACCACAACTCTGTTTTGAGTTCCGGCGATTGGTTTGATGTTGACTTTGCTCATTGTTTTGATAATTTAGGGTTAAACATTAAATTTTATATGCCTTAGATATATATTTTTAAAGGGGCACAAATGTATGACATTTACCATGCCAATACTAATATTGACGCATTTGTCCGCCATTTTTACAAAAACTATAGGTAAATGAAATAAAATTGTCAGATTCTGGTGACAGGATGTCGGTTGTTAGTTGATTTTTGGGTTGCTGGTTTCAGGTTTCAGGTTGGAAAAAATGAAAACCGATTACTGATTACCGATTACCCTTTTATTTTGTCGGAGTAGTAGGAGCTGGATCTGGATTAACCGGAGGCGTACTTGGAGGCCCAGCAACGGGTGCACCCACAGGAGCCCCAACAGGAGCATTTGGTGTAGTTGGCGCGGTATTAACAGTACTTTCAGCTTTTTTACGGGTTACGGATTCAGAAGAACCTTTATCGTCGGTTCCAACTTTACCATAAGGAGTTGCAACAAGGCAAAGTGCCAATAAAGCAATAGCCAGGGTCCAGGTAGCTTTTTCAAGGAAGTCGGCCGTTTTACGGACGCCCATTACCTGGTTAGATGATGCGAAAGTGGAAGACAACCCTCCCCCTTTTGAATTCTGTATGAGCA
This genomic window contains:
- the groL gene encoding chaperonin GroEL (60 kDa chaperone family; promotes refolding of misfolded polypeptides especially under stressful conditions; forms two stacked rings of heptamers to form a barrel-shaped 14mer; ends can be capped by GroES; misfolded proteins enter the barrel where they are refolded when GroES binds); the encoded protein is MAKNISFNLDARDALKRGVDALANAVKVTLGPKGRNVIIDKKFGAPAITKDGVTVAKEIELQDPIENMGAQMLKEVASKTADVAGDGTTTATVLAQAIVTAGLKNVAAGANPMDLKRGIDKAVLTVVENLKKQSQAVGSDSSKIKQVATISANSDETIGTLIADAMKKVGKDGVITVEEAKGTETEMKTVDGMQFDRGYISPYFVTNADKMEAVLEEAHVLLYDKKISNMKELLPVLEKQVQTGKPLLIISEEVDGEALATLVVNKIRGSLKIVAVKAPGFGDRRKAMLEDIAILTGGTLISEERGFKLENADLTYLGKADRITIDKDNTTIVNGKGKKADILARVNQIKAQIESTTSDYDKEKLQERLAKLAGGVAVLSIGAATEVEMKEKKDRVDDALHATRAAVEEGIVPGGGVAYIRSVDSLDKLKGSNEDEQTGIAIVKRALEEPLRQIVANAGGEGSIVIQKVREGKADFGYNARTDKYENLLSAGVIDPTKVTRVALENAASIAGMLLTTECVLSDIKEEKAGGGMPGGMPGGMGGGMDY
- a CDS encoding co-chaperone GroES, with product MSKVNIKPIAGTQNRVVVEASEAESKTASGIIIPDTAKEKPQKGKVISISELDEKGNKPSVKVGDTVLYGKYAGTEVNVDGKEYLIMRESDIFAVV
- the secG gene encoding preprotein translocase subunit SecG — encoded protein: MGTFISILILIVSILLILVVLIQNSKGGGLSSTFASSNQVMGVRKTADFLEKATWTLAIALLALCLVATPYGKVGTDDKGSSESVTRKKAESTVNTAPTTPNAPVGAPVGAPVAGPPSTPPVNPDPAPTTPTK